In Ostrea edulis chromosome 4, xbOstEdul1.1, whole genome shotgun sequence, a single window of DNA contains:
- the LOC125671200 gene encoding uncharacterized protein LOC125671200: MGVFQSCLARNNKIGVMKEEKEVYEKVCREMVTEDIVEKKGGVAFGLSFISEDPPKMPPPQLVEDKKEEFEKWRETQEKTQALKQDRAHQNREDALTKRKIEGAHKEMERLEKYLNIGAEEF; the protein is encoded by the exons ATGGGCGTCTTTCAGAGTTGTCTCGCTAGAAACAATAAGATAGGAGTCATGAAAGAGGAAAAAGAGGTCTACGAAAAAGTATGTCGTGAAATGGTCACGGAGGATATAGTGGAAAAGAAAGGCGGAGTGGCCTTTGGTCTTTCTTTTATATCCGAGGATCCACCAAAAATGCCACCTCCCCAACTAGTCGAAGATAAGAAGGAGGAATTTGAGAAATGGAGAG AGACTCAGGAGAAAACACAAGCCCTGAAACAGGATAGGGCACATCAGAACAGGGAGGATGCCCTTACTAAGAGGAAGATTGAGGGGGCTCACAAAGAAATGGAGCGTCTAGAAAAATACCTCAATATTGGAGCTGAAGAATTCTGA